The following proteins are co-located in the Xiphophorus hellerii strain 12219 chromosome 2, Xiphophorus_hellerii-4.1, whole genome shotgun sequence genome:
- the mdkb gene encoding midkine b, with product MRSLFSVTLLLLLALTLAVEANKRAKHHKGGKPDKSRPASECTAAETRYGKCVPDHGDCGDGLREATCKDRTDKINCRIPCNWKKDISDCKYKFGAWSSCDTGSNTKSRSGTLKRALFNADCQSTVKVSKPCSHKPKKTRGEKKSN from the exons ATGCGAAGTTTGTTCTCAGtgacgctgctgctgctcctggcTCTCACGCTCGCCGTCGAGGCCAACAAACGAGCCAAACATCACAAAG GTGGGAAACCTGATAAATCCCGACCGGCCTCTGAATGCACCGCGGCAGAGACCCGGTACGGGAAATGTGTACCGGATCACGGAGACTGTGGAGACGGACTGAGGGAGGCGACGTGCAAAGATCGTACCGACAAGATCAACTGCAGGATCCCCTGCAACTGGAAGAAGGACATCA GCGACTGTAAGTACAAGTTCGGAGCGTGGAGTTCCTGCGACACCGGGTCCAACACCAAGAGCCGGTCAGGAACGCTGAAGAGGGCTCTGTTCAACGCCGACTGCCAGAGCACCGTCAAGGTGTCCAAGCCCTGCTCCCACAAACCCAAGAAGACCAGAG GGGAGAAGAAATCAAACTGA
- the chrm4b gene encoding muscarinic acetylcholine receptor M2: MPGLMVPVGSVGLMADPTLNASTWSRPSVNASSQYPIGAYGTAELILVVMATVSLSVLTVVGNTLVILSIKVNRHLQTVNNYFLLSLAAADLFIGLLSMNLYTMYRLRGRWPLGAALCDTWLVLDYGVSNASVLNLLLISLDRYLCTTWPLSYPVQRTGRVAGLMIGGAWLLSFLLWAPAILCWQSVGGRRVIPDGHCYIHLLASPAVTLGTTLSSFYLPALVMIGLYSRLSAASRRRLTCLQAEQGTPKTGDPPVKGFTWKRRSWMASNLGSDLSLNQRGSPANSCKRLQPLSRTSSCAAGDEDALSITDLHSSASAALTSCPSFRSQERRRRRVMARERRLTNTILAILLAFIITWTPYHVMAVIAAFRHIRIPDALWTTGYWLCYVNSTINPCCYSLCNVTFRKTFCCLLSCRTRKLH; this comes from the exons ATGCCTGGGCTCATGGTGCCTGTAGGAAGCGTGGGTCTGATGGCGGACCCCACCCTCAACGCCTCCACTTGGTCCCGCCCTTCTGTGAACGCCTCATCCCAGTATCCAATCGGAGCATACGGCACTGCCGAGCTGATCCTGGTTGTCATGGCAACCGTCTCCCTTAGCGTTCTAACAGTTGTCGGCAACACGCTGGTCATCCTGTCCATCAAGGTGAACCGCCACCTGCAGACCGTCaacaactacttcctgttgagCCTGGCGGCCGCCGACCTGTTCATCGGCCTGCTGTCCATGAACTTGTACACGATGTACCGACTGCGGGGCCGCTGGCCGCTGGGGGCCGCGCTCTGCGACACCTGGCTCGTCCTGGACTACGGGGTGAGCAACGCGTCGGTGCTGAACCTGCTGCTGATCAGTTTGGACCGCTACCTGTGCACAACATGGCCGCTCAGCTACCCGGTGCAGCGGACGGGCCGCGTGGCGGGCCTGATGATCGGCGGCGCCTGGCTGCTGTCATTCCTGCTTTGGGCGCCCGCCATCTTGTGCTGGCAGAGCGTCGGCGGCCGGCGGGTCATCCCGGACGGACACTGCTACATCCACCTCCTGGCGAGCCCCGCCGTCACGCTGGGCACCACGCTGTCGTCCTTCTACCTGCCGGCGCTCGTCATGATCGGGTTGTACAGCCGGTTGTCggccgccagccgccgcaggcTGACTTGTCTTCAGGCGGAGCAGGGGACGCCTAAGACGGGGGACCCGCCGGTGAAAGGCTTCACCTGGAAACGACGCAGCTGGATGGCCAGCAACCTGGGCTCTGATCTGTCTCTGAACCAGCGGGGAAGTCCGGCGAACAGCTGTAAACGCCTG CAGCCGCTCTCCCGAACCTCCTCATGTGCAGCGGGAGACGAAGACGCCTTATCGATCACCGACCTCCACAGCTCGGCCTCCGCGGCGCTGACCTCCTGCCCCAGCTTCCGGTCCCAGGAGCGGAGGAGGCGCCGGGTGATGGCGCGGGAGAGGAGGCTGACCAACACCATCCTCGCCATCTTGTTGGCCTTCATCATCACCTGGACGCCCTACCACGTCATGGCGGTCATCGCCGCCTTTCGTCACATCCGAATCCCCGACGCTCTGTGGACTACGGGCTACTGGCTGTGCTACGTCAACAGCACCATCAACCCCTGCTGCTACTCGCTGTGCAACGTCACGTTCCGGAAAACCTTCTGCTGCCTGCTGAGCTGCCGCACCCGGAAGCTGCATTAA